From Acipenser ruthenus chromosome 2, fAciRut3.2 maternal haplotype, whole genome shotgun sequence, a single genomic window includes:
- the LOC117409038 gene encoding E3 ubiquitin-protein ligase LNX-like isoform X1 translates to MSQSDPAGDGDASQLACSICGQPHSPEENHTYSYQEEVDDDIICHICLQPLILPIDTPCGHTYCTVCLTNFLLEKDFCPVDRSPLMLQTCKKSNILVNKLLDKLLVTCPLTEHCSEILQRCDLEPHLKNRCKGASHYGLSGDRKRHSQDGDCTDCTSELTVAALPSELPDSAAVASVTDDPGLVNPAFDPSVEDSQSDNSSLPTRSNTKKIRNLDRSSMRSKSFKRLNRAFSVLRRTRSGTAVVNESAEERDNVRNANAPEEDLALPQLHHLIPDGEITSIKINRSNPSEALAISIVGGNETPLVCILIQDVYREGIIARDGRLLPGDVILKVNGIDISNVPHGYALSVLKQPCQLLRLTVLREQRHRYRNSGLSNHDNYGTRDDSFHVNLTKSCPEEQLGIKLVRRPDEYGVFIFNLLEGGMAARDGQLQVNDRVLAINGHDLRHGSPEHAALLIQASEGRVQFIVSRQTRHQTPDILHDARWNTNSSPPPYPTEERDSASKNVLHNFTCQEKIVSLTKETCESLGMTVAGGKLSRGWDLPIYIASVDPDGVVGSDGRLKKGDFLLSVNDIELMGVTRSEAVTKLKSMSSVVVLRALEMREWDDSQAQSQSPSDANEKLSSNNDDWSPSWVTWLQLPRYLYSCKDIVLRRDTSGSLGFSIVGGYEDSNINQFFIRSVVEGTPAYNDGRIRCGDLLLEVNGKSTSGMTHSSLVRMLKELRGRIVLSIVSWPGSLL, encoded by the exons ATGAGCCAGTCCGACCCAGCAGGAGATGGTGATGCTAGTCAACTGGCGTGCTCCATTTGTGGCCAACCACACTCACCAGAGGAAAATCACACGTACAGCTACCAAGAAGAAGTGGATGATGACATAATCTGCCACATTTGCCTGCAACCTTTGATCCTTCCAATCGATACCCCGTGCGGCCACACTTACTGCACTGTGTGTCTTACAAACTTCTTGCTGGAGAAGGACTTCTGTCCAGTGGACAGGTCACCCCTAATGCTTCAGACCTGTAAAAAGTCCAATATCTTGGTTAACAAACTTCTGGATAAGTTGCTGGTTACCTGCCCTTTAACAGAACACTGTTCAGAAATCCTACAGAGGTGTGACCTGGAGCCTCATTTAAAAAACAG GTGTAAAGGAGCATCACACTATGGCCTTTCGGGAGACCGAAAGCGACACTCTCAGGATGGCGATTGCACAGACTGCACGTCAGAGCTCACTGTAGCCGCCCTGCCCTCTGAGCTCCCAGACTCCGCAGCTGTAGCTTCAGTGACTGACGACCCAGGCCTTGTAAACCCTGCCTTTGACCCCAGTGTGGAAGACAGCCAGTCAGACAACAGTAGCCTTCCCACCAGATCTAACACCAAAAAAA TCCGCAATCTTGATCGTTCTTCCATGAGAAGCAAGTCTTTCAAACGGTTAAACCGAGCGTTCAGCGTCCTCCGGAGAACCAGAAGTGGGACTGCCGTTGTCAACGAGAGTGCTGAGGAAAGGGACAATGTGAGGAACGCAAATGCACCCGAGGAAG ATTTGGCCCTCCCACAGTTGCATCACCTGATCCCTGATGGTGAAATCACCAGTATCAAGATCAATCGTTCTAATCCCAGTGAAGCACTGGCCATCAGTATTGTGGGGGGCAATGAGACCCCCTTGGTCTGCATCCTCATTCAAGACGTGTATCGAGAAGGGATCATTGCCAGGGATGGGAGATTGTTGCCGGGAGATGTGATATTAAAG GTGAATGGCATAGATATCAGCAACGTGCCTCACGGCTATGCCTTGTCGGTCCTTAAGCAGCCCTGCCAGCTGTTGAGACTGACTGTGCTTCGCGAGCAGAGGCACAGGTACCGCAACAGTGGGCTGTCAAATCATGATAACTACGGTACCAGGGACGACAGCTTCCATGTTAACTTGACCAAGAGCTGCCCGGAGGAGCAGCTGGGGATTAAGCTGGTTCGGAGGCCAGACGAATACGGGGTGTTTATCTTTAATCTGCTGGAAGGTGGCATGGCGGCGAGGGATGGGCAGCTTCAAGTGAATGACAGAGTGCTGGCCATAAATGGGCATGACCTTCGCCATGGGTCTCCAGAACATGCTGCCTTGCTGATACAG GCGAGCGAGGGGAGGGTTCAATTTATTGTGTCACGGCAGACCCGACACCAGACCCCTGACATCCTGCATGATGCCCGGTGGAACACGAACAGCAGCCCCCCTCCTTACCCCACGGAGGAGAGAGACAGCGCCAGCAAG AATGTGCTCCATAACTTCACCTGCCAAGAGAAGATTGTAAGCTTGACTAAAGAGACCTGCGAGTCCCTCGGCATGACAGTGGCAGGGGGCAAACTGAGCAGAGGCTGGGACCTGCCCATCTACATCGCCAGTGTGGACCCTGATGGAGTGGTGGGAAGTGATGGCAGATTAAAGAAAG GTGATTTTTTGCTCAGTGTAAATGACATTGAGTTAATGGGTGTCACGCGCAGTGAAGCAGTGACCAAACTTAAGAGCATGTCGTCCGTCGTGGTCCTCAGAGCCTTGGAGATGAGGGAATGGGACGACAGCCAAGCCCAGAGCCAATCGCCTTCTGATGCCAATGAGAAGCTCAGCAGCAACAATGATGATTGGTCACCCTCCTGGGTCACATGGCTCCAACTGCCAAG GTACCTCTACAGCTGTAAGGACATAGTATTAAGGAGAGATACTTCTGGGAGTCTTGGGTTCAGTATTGTTGGTGGCTATGAAGATTCTAATATAAACCAGTTTTTCATCAGATCTGTTGTGGAAGGGACGCCAGCTTACAACGATGGCAGGATAAG GTGTGGAGATTTGCTGTTGGAAGTTAATGGGAAAAGCACATCAGGAATGACTCACTCCTCACTGGTGAGAATGCTTAAAGAACTGAGAGGAAGAATCGTGTTATCAATTGTGTCCTGGCCTGGCAGCCTGCTATAG
- the LOC117409038 gene encoding E3 ubiquitin-protein ligase LNX-like isoform X3, producing the protein MKALLLLVLPWLSPANYTDNVGNLHFLYSELCKGASHYGLSGDRKRHSQDGDCTDCTSELTVAALPSELPDSAAVASVTDDPGLVNPAFDPSVEDSQSDNSSLPTRSNTKKIRNLDRSSMRSKSFKRLNRAFSVLRRTRSGTAVVNESAEERDNVRNANAPEEDLALPQLHHLIPDGEITSIKINRSNPSEALAISIVGGNETPLVCILIQDVYREGIIARDGRLLPGDVILKVNGIDISNVPHGYALSVLKQPCQLLRLTVLREQRHRYRNSGLSNHDNYGTRDDSFHVNLTKSCPEEQLGIKLVRRPDEYGVFIFNLLEGGMAARDGQLQVNDRVLAINGHDLRHGSPEHAALLIQASEGRVQFIVSRQTRHQTPDILHDARWNTNSSPPPYPTEERDSASKNVLHNFTCQEKIVSLTKETCESLGMTVAGGKLSRGWDLPIYIASVDPDGVVGSDGRLKKGDFLLSVNDIELMGVTRSEAVTKLKSMSSVVVLRALEMREWDDSQAQSQSPSDANEKLSSNNDDWSPSWVTWLQLPRYLYSCKDIVLRRDTSGSLGFSIVGGYEDSNINQFFIRSVVEGTPAYNDGRIRCGDLLLEVNGKSTSGMTHSSLVRMLKELRGRIVLSIVSWPGSLL; encoded by the exons ATGAAGGCTCTCCTATTATTGGTCTTACCTTGGCTAAGTCCTGCAAACTACACAGACAATGTGGGCAATCTGCACTTCCTGTACTCAGAATT GTGTAAAGGAGCATCACACTATGGCCTTTCGGGAGACCGAAAGCGACACTCTCAGGATGGCGATTGCACAGACTGCACGTCAGAGCTCACTGTAGCCGCCCTGCCCTCTGAGCTCCCAGACTCCGCAGCTGTAGCTTCAGTGACTGACGACCCAGGCCTTGTAAACCCTGCCTTTGACCCCAGTGTGGAAGACAGCCAGTCAGACAACAGTAGCCTTCCCACCAGATCTAACACCAAAAAAA TCCGCAATCTTGATCGTTCTTCCATGAGAAGCAAGTCTTTCAAACGGTTAAACCGAGCGTTCAGCGTCCTCCGGAGAACCAGAAGTGGGACTGCCGTTGTCAACGAGAGTGCTGAGGAAAGGGACAATGTGAGGAACGCAAATGCACCCGAGGAAG ATTTGGCCCTCCCACAGTTGCATCACCTGATCCCTGATGGTGAAATCACCAGTATCAAGATCAATCGTTCTAATCCCAGTGAAGCACTGGCCATCAGTATTGTGGGGGGCAATGAGACCCCCTTGGTCTGCATCCTCATTCAAGACGTGTATCGAGAAGGGATCATTGCCAGGGATGGGAGATTGTTGCCGGGAGATGTGATATTAAAG GTGAATGGCATAGATATCAGCAACGTGCCTCACGGCTATGCCTTGTCGGTCCTTAAGCAGCCCTGCCAGCTGTTGAGACTGACTGTGCTTCGCGAGCAGAGGCACAGGTACCGCAACAGTGGGCTGTCAAATCATGATAACTACGGTACCAGGGACGACAGCTTCCATGTTAACTTGACCAAGAGCTGCCCGGAGGAGCAGCTGGGGATTAAGCTGGTTCGGAGGCCAGACGAATACGGGGTGTTTATCTTTAATCTGCTGGAAGGTGGCATGGCGGCGAGGGATGGGCAGCTTCAAGTGAATGACAGAGTGCTGGCCATAAATGGGCATGACCTTCGCCATGGGTCTCCAGAACATGCTGCCTTGCTGATACAG GCGAGCGAGGGGAGGGTTCAATTTATTGTGTCACGGCAGACCCGACACCAGACCCCTGACATCCTGCATGATGCCCGGTGGAACACGAACAGCAGCCCCCCTCCTTACCCCACGGAGGAGAGAGACAGCGCCAGCAAG AATGTGCTCCATAACTTCACCTGCCAAGAGAAGATTGTAAGCTTGACTAAAGAGACCTGCGAGTCCCTCGGCATGACAGTGGCAGGGGGCAAACTGAGCAGAGGCTGGGACCTGCCCATCTACATCGCCAGTGTGGACCCTGATGGAGTGGTGGGAAGTGATGGCAGATTAAAGAAAG GTGATTTTTTGCTCAGTGTAAATGACATTGAGTTAATGGGTGTCACGCGCAGTGAAGCAGTGACCAAACTTAAGAGCATGTCGTCCGTCGTGGTCCTCAGAGCCTTGGAGATGAGGGAATGGGACGACAGCCAAGCCCAGAGCCAATCGCCTTCTGATGCCAATGAGAAGCTCAGCAGCAACAATGATGATTGGTCACCCTCCTGGGTCACATGGCTCCAACTGCCAAG GTACCTCTACAGCTGTAAGGACATAGTATTAAGGAGAGATACTTCTGGGAGTCTTGGGTTCAGTATTGTTGGTGGCTATGAAGATTCTAATATAAACCAGTTTTTCATCAGATCTGTTGTGGAAGGGACGCCAGCTTACAACGATGGCAGGATAAG GTGTGGAGATTTGCTGTTGGAAGTTAATGGGAAAAGCACATCAGGAATGACTCACTCCTCACTGGTGAGAATGCTTAAAGAACTGAGAGGAAGAATCGTGTTATCAATTGTGTCCTGGCCTGGCAGCCTGCTATAG
- the LOC117409038 gene encoding E3 ubiquitin-protein ligase LNX-like isoform X2 gives MWTRKWCKGASHYGLSGDRKRHSQDGDCTDCTSELTVAALPSELPDSAAVASVTDDPGLVNPAFDPSVEDSQSDNSSLPTRSNTKKIRNLDRSSMRSKSFKRLNRAFSVLRRTRSGTAVVNESAEERDNVRNANAPEEDLALPQLHHLIPDGEITSIKINRSNPSEALAISIVGGNETPLVCILIQDVYREGIIARDGRLLPGDVILKVNGIDISNVPHGYALSVLKQPCQLLRLTVLREQRHRYRNSGLSNHDNYGTRDDSFHVNLTKSCPEEQLGIKLVRRPDEYGVFIFNLLEGGMAARDGQLQVNDRVLAINGHDLRHGSPEHAALLIQASEGRVQFIVSRQTRHQTPDILHDARWNTNSSPPPYPTEERDSASKNVLHNFTCQEKIVSLTKETCESLGMTVAGGKLSRGWDLPIYIASVDPDGVVGSDGRLKKGDFLLSVNDIELMGVTRSEAVTKLKSMSSVVVLRALEMREWDDSQAQSQSPSDANEKLSSNNDDWSPSWVTWLQLPRYLYSCKDIVLRRDTSGSLGFSIVGGYEDSNINQFFIRSVVEGTPAYNDGRIRCGDLLLEVNGKSTSGMTHSSLVRMLKELRGRIVLSIVSWPGSLL, from the exons ATGTGGACCAGGAAATG GTGTAAAGGAGCATCACACTATGGCCTTTCGGGAGACCGAAAGCGACACTCTCAGGATGGCGATTGCACAGACTGCACGTCAGAGCTCACTGTAGCCGCCCTGCCCTCTGAGCTCCCAGACTCCGCAGCTGTAGCTTCAGTGACTGACGACCCAGGCCTTGTAAACCCTGCCTTTGACCCCAGTGTGGAAGACAGCCAGTCAGACAACAGTAGCCTTCCCACCAGATCTAACACCAAAAAAA TCCGCAATCTTGATCGTTCTTCCATGAGAAGCAAGTCTTTCAAACGGTTAAACCGAGCGTTCAGCGTCCTCCGGAGAACCAGAAGTGGGACTGCCGTTGTCAACGAGAGTGCTGAGGAAAGGGACAATGTGAGGAACGCAAATGCACCCGAGGAAG ATTTGGCCCTCCCACAGTTGCATCACCTGATCCCTGATGGTGAAATCACCAGTATCAAGATCAATCGTTCTAATCCCAGTGAAGCACTGGCCATCAGTATTGTGGGGGGCAATGAGACCCCCTTGGTCTGCATCCTCATTCAAGACGTGTATCGAGAAGGGATCATTGCCAGGGATGGGAGATTGTTGCCGGGAGATGTGATATTAAAG GTGAATGGCATAGATATCAGCAACGTGCCTCACGGCTATGCCTTGTCGGTCCTTAAGCAGCCCTGCCAGCTGTTGAGACTGACTGTGCTTCGCGAGCAGAGGCACAGGTACCGCAACAGTGGGCTGTCAAATCATGATAACTACGGTACCAGGGACGACAGCTTCCATGTTAACTTGACCAAGAGCTGCCCGGAGGAGCAGCTGGGGATTAAGCTGGTTCGGAGGCCAGACGAATACGGGGTGTTTATCTTTAATCTGCTGGAAGGTGGCATGGCGGCGAGGGATGGGCAGCTTCAAGTGAATGACAGAGTGCTGGCCATAAATGGGCATGACCTTCGCCATGGGTCTCCAGAACATGCTGCCTTGCTGATACAG GCGAGCGAGGGGAGGGTTCAATTTATTGTGTCACGGCAGACCCGACACCAGACCCCTGACATCCTGCATGATGCCCGGTGGAACACGAACAGCAGCCCCCCTCCTTACCCCACGGAGGAGAGAGACAGCGCCAGCAAG AATGTGCTCCATAACTTCACCTGCCAAGAGAAGATTGTAAGCTTGACTAAAGAGACCTGCGAGTCCCTCGGCATGACAGTGGCAGGGGGCAAACTGAGCAGAGGCTGGGACCTGCCCATCTACATCGCCAGTGTGGACCCTGATGGAGTGGTGGGAAGTGATGGCAGATTAAAGAAAG GTGATTTTTTGCTCAGTGTAAATGACATTGAGTTAATGGGTGTCACGCGCAGTGAAGCAGTGACCAAACTTAAGAGCATGTCGTCCGTCGTGGTCCTCAGAGCCTTGGAGATGAGGGAATGGGACGACAGCCAAGCCCAGAGCCAATCGCCTTCTGATGCCAATGAGAAGCTCAGCAGCAACAATGATGATTGGTCACCCTCCTGGGTCACATGGCTCCAACTGCCAAG GTACCTCTACAGCTGTAAGGACATAGTATTAAGGAGAGATACTTCTGGGAGTCTTGGGTTCAGTATTGTTGGTGGCTATGAAGATTCTAATATAAACCAGTTTTTCATCAGATCTGTTGTGGAAGGGACGCCAGCTTACAACGATGGCAGGATAAG GTGTGGAGATTTGCTGTTGGAAGTTAATGGGAAAAGCACATCAGGAATGACTCACTCCTCACTGGTGAGAATGCTTAAAGAACTGAGAGGAAGAATCGTGTTATCAATTGTGTCCTGGCCTGGCAGCCTGCTATAG